The genomic DNA tcccccccccccaacctcgcacacacacacacatggtgttcctttagcctatgggctatccctctaatgtgtccatcgattttggggctctatctgttgtaacagttcttcaggataggagagagatggtgtgagatgttgggtcgttgtatgttgtctctggaacttgtggctagtacagttggtgcaactcatgcccttggtctgcaggtcaaagatgttgatcttgagaaaattgctgggtgccagttcaagttctatcgctgttgtacttggctcagtttcaaaagtccgtTCTGTAGTCATtcggataattctcacaataatacccttgatatggcatatagacactatagatacaatgacatgcattggcaggctGTTTAGCAGTTAAGtttcatacagcccaattcactggctattctgtcccaaaatcaaatctccctgaggtacacatcgaacttccccatccttctgcatcacccaccaggtgtacccaggtccttgagcaaaaacaaccccttgaatgggtttgcctctgcttgagggaggactaacccggactgtctttcctaacagactcctcatgcgcactacagggactttatccccttctacagtatgtggaactcttggttgggcggggccagcccgattggcggatcctctagtattaactaaccaggtggcttttgttaaatgtgtatcccaatgtttgaaagttccacccctcatcgctctcaatgtagttttcagcagtccattgtatcgttcaatttttctggaggctggtgcgtgataagggatgtgatacacccactcaatgccatgttctgtggcccaggtgtctacgaggttgtttcggaagtgagtcccgttgtccgactcgattctttctggggtgccgtgttgccatgaaattttctcttcaaggcccaggatagtgttctgggcagtggcatgggacacagggtatgtttccagccatccaggggttgcttccaccattgtaagcacatggcacttgccttggcgtgttcgtgggagtgtgatatagtcaatctgccaggcctcccactgtttatatttcagccatcgccctccatgtgacagggggttttgccgcttggcttgcttaattgcagcacatgtttcacattcatggatgacctgtgcaatagtgtccatggtcaagtccacccctcgatctcgagcccatctatatgttgcatctcttccctgatggcctgaggtatcgtgggcccactgagccataaatagctcacccctacgttgccagtccaggtccacctgagacacttcaatcctggcggcttgatctgcctgctggttgttttgatgttcttcagtggctcgactcttgggtacatgagcatctacatgacgtacttagcttctctatccgaacagcaatatcttgccacagtgcggcagcccagatgggtttacctctgcgctgccaattgcccttcttccagtgctgtagccacccccatagggcatttgccaccatccatgagtcagtatagagatagagcactggccacttttctctttcagcaatgtctaacgctagctggatggctttcacctctgcaaactgactcgattcaccttctccttcagcagtttctgcgactagtcgtgtaggactccatacagcagccttccacctccgatgttttcccacaatgcgacaggacccttcagtgaacagggcatattgcctctcattttctggcactttattatacagcggggtcttttcagcccgtgtcacctcctcctctggcgacattccaaaatctttgccttctggccagtccgtgatcaattctaacattcctgggcgactggggtttcctatgcaagcccgctgtgtgatcagtgcgatccacttactccacgtggtgtcagtcgcgtgatgcgtagaggaaactttccctttgaccatccagcccagcactggcagtcggggtgctaagaagagctgtgtttcagtaccagccacttctgaggcggctcgaactccttcatatgctgccaagatctctttttcaggtggagtatagcgagccttggatcctcgatatcctcagctccaaaaccccagaggtcggcctcgggtctccccaggtgctttctgccaaaggctccaggtagggccattctccccagccgcagtgtagagcacatttttaatatcttgtcctgtccggactggcccaagagctactgcgtgaacaatctcctgcttaatttgttcaaaggcttgtcgttgctcaggcccccatttaaaatcgttcttcttccgagtaacttggtagagagggcttacaatttgactgtaatttggaatatgcattctccaaaagcccacaacacctaagaaagcctgtgtttcctttttctgtacaggggcgactgatactggcacaggttggttctctggtttagctgcagtatctgtcaccggggtaggggcagccacggtacctgttgtcagggtaggggcagccatggtgcctgttgtcggggttggggtagccacggggcctgttgtcctgttttccatcttttcccccgagggcgctgcctagtatcaagcagtgtttggtagatactggccgggcccagcacagtgtagtgagttgtgtgtctctgggatagccacagcatttttctttcaagtattctatcacttcatgaggattctgtagttgttcgggagtgaacttccaagtcactggcggtgagaagttctctagatacctgcccacatcctcccacatgccgtgccacccatgagtatccagctttgggggagatccctgagtggtactcttaaagagccttttgtagccctaaacaagacctgaaacatattcaggaggcatagcactaacagcacactggcttgcgcatcccaaggatattcaaaattctcaaaagctgttgtaattagttggaaggagaaaagggaggtgaacggatggggggaggtatccccccctaatttccccatggattgggtgtaattaccaataaaatctgacagcaggtgcccaaagtatggaaatgatatcactgcctcatacagataccagcttaacctcatgaccagtgatgtaatcatttcataagtcgacattgcccagtacagcaaaatgataatcccgatcactctcccagagatgagatacgcaactacaggcaatacatagagcatataagagcttacaaaacgccaccatgtaaacaaatgaaacaacattgtgactaacatctatttatctaagaaatgcgtttggcaaatttgtttcaacacgctctggccagatctgtcgttatctcaacccttctgccccacgttgggcgccaaaaaggactgtcgtggtttcagcccagccggtaccaaaggaccacgcagccgctcgctcactcctccgcccccctccggtgggatggggaggagatgggggagagaaaagaaaaagaaactggaacctcgagggttgagataaaggcagtttactgggacaaacacaaagaaaaattacaacaacaacaatggtactaatgaaaaagtatacaaaaagagtgatgcacagtgcaactgctcaccacccgggacccgacgctccgccacttcccccaccgaaaacagagcccaccccccggcccgctccccatctatatactgagcatgatgtcccatggtatggaatagctccttggctagtccaggtcagctgccccggctatgcccccacctcccaggttcctgtaaaaattaactctatcccagctgaacccaggacaccttcttatattgaggtgccccaaactgcacacagtactcgagatGGGGCCACACCGGTGCGGTGAAGggtgggacaatcacttccctcgACTTGTTAGCTATGCTCTGCTTGATGCACCACAGGACATGGTTGGcctttttggctgccagggcatgctgTTGACTCATATTTGTCTTGCCATCaacccagatctctttctgcggggctgctcttcagcctctcatcccccaatttgtatgtatagCCAGGtttaccccatcccaggtgcagaatctggcacttgctcttgttaaatttcatagaGTTGGTGATTGCTCatctctctagtctatccaggtCTGTCTCTAAGAcctctctacccttgagggagtccacagctcctcctaatttagtatcattCGCAAACTTACTTAATATACATTTGACTCCTGCGTCCAGATCATTTACAAAACCATTAAAGAGCACTGGGCCTAAACCTGAGCCCTGAGGAACCCTactggtgactggctgccagtCTGATGTAACCCCAATTACTCTTAACTTTTTGAGCCCAACTTATCAGCTCGTCATTTTATTTCATACCATTGAAGTTGTTTGCTGTAGTCTCCTGTGTACCCAAACCTGCAAAGGGTGCAGCTGGATACTGACACACTGTTCATGGTGCAAAATTTAATCCCACTCTCTTCTGATCTTCAAAACACTTCTGGATTTGTTTAGAgacttttattacattttactATGAATGAAAAGCATGGCTCTTTATTACACAACAAGGGAGCAGTGCTGCACATCTGATGCCAAGGACAGTCTCCTGgaggccagcaagatctttgtCTGAGAGAGAATTGAATAAATTTTGgtccttgtcatggtttaaccccagccagcaactaagcaccacactgcCATTCTAtgactccccccctcagctggacagtggagagaaaatatgacaaagggctcatgggtcaaggtaaggacagggagagatcactcagcaattaccgtcatgggcaaaacagattcaacttggggaaaattaacttaatttattgccagtgaAACCAgtgtagggtaatgagaaataaaaccaaatcttaacccccaccccccgcccccgcttcttcctgggcacagcttcactcctgaattctccacctcctccccccagtggcacagggggatggagaatgggggttatgatcaatttatcacacattgtctctgccgctccttcctcctcagggacaggagtCCTCATGATCTTCCCCaacatggggtccctcccatgggagacagtcttccatgaactgctccaatgcaagtccttcccacaggctgcagttcttcatgaactgctcccgcgtgggtcccttccatgggctgcagtccttcaggcacagactgctccagcgtgggtctcccgcAGGGTCAcaactcctgccagaaaacctgctctgtgggctcctctctccacagatctgcaggtcctgccaggagcctgctccagcacgggcttcccacagggtcacagcctccttcgggaacccacctgctccggtgtggggtcctccccgggctgcaggtggagatctgctcccccgtggagctccctgggctgcagggggacagcctgcctcaccaggggcttccccacgggctgcaggggaatctctgctccggcgcctggagcatctcctccccctccttctgcactgacctgggggtctgcagggttgtttctcttacatggtctcacccctctctctggctgcagtttctgtgctgcaacaactttttttttccttcttaaataagttatcccagaggcactaccactgtcactgatgggctcagccttggccagcggtgggtccattttggagccggctggtattggctctgtcagacataggggaaggtTCTAGGAACTTCTCACGGAAGCCAgccctgtagccccctgctaccaaaatcttgccacacaaatccaatacagtcCTCAACTGACGTTAATCAGCTGTTTCTAGGAATAAACTAGATACAGGGGTGAAGCCAGGCCATTTTAAAGCCAAGAGATACAAAGAGATGTTTTGGAGAAGTGACATCTTCAAATCTGGCATTACAGACCACCACTGTGAAGCAAAATTGATGAGTGATTGCAGCATATACAACTCACATGATCATCTTGGACCCATTTCCCACATGAAACAGAGGAATAATTCTATAGTGCTATTTATTTCTAGGTGAAACTCTATGTCACTTCCTATTTCTAAAAGGGTATCTTTTCCCAatatgtcaaaagaaaaaaacataatagTTTGATTCCTCTCTTGGATCAGTTGGAATCTAATCCCATTACTGACCTCAATAGTTTCACTCTTGAATTCAttaggaaaatgaagaaaatggtttCAGTGCTCGTTATTTTATTTCAAGGATTGCTCATCAGCAAAGGCCCCTGGAACTGGAGTGACTTTTTCCAGACATTTCATAGGACACAGTGAATTCtaaatcttttttccatttctgtttgccAATCAGCAAGACCTCACCTTCTCTTCAATCAAAAGGAATCAATCTCCCTTGATCGTGGCCTGTTGCTGTGCTCTCATGTTAGGGCCTGAGTGGGATTCCACTGTAAAAACAGGACAGGACAACTGGCAGAGGCTTTTTATTCAGATGGTTTATTGGAACACTTAAAAGACTCTATTCCCTTGGACTACACAACTTCTAGAAGAGCTGCAGAAGGCACCTAGCGTGCCCCGGGTTGGGGTTCAAGGCCGTTGCCTGCAGGTCCGCTGTTTGGACCACAAGTGCAAGTCAGGCAGCGGTGGTCTGGTGGAGTTTGGCCCTGAGGTGGCCTTGGCATAGACAGAGCAgcggctgctgccagcccagctggagaggcgggaggtgccagccctggtggAAAGGGACTGTTGGGCACGGCTGGCACAGCGCAACCCCGTGAAGCGGCAGCAGGGCCGGGGCTGCTGTGCTGCGGCAAAAGGGAGGGGGCCAGAGGGTTGAGCTTCTCCCTGCCTACCGCTGCCGCAGGGTCTGCAGGTGTCAGAGCAGCGCTCCGTGCAGATGTAGAGGCACGTCGCTTGGCAGGTGCGGTCTTCCTGGGTGCAGAGGTGTGCGCGTGCTCCCTTGGACCTGCTGTGAACGGACCGCTTTCCTCCTCGAAAGTGGTTTCCCACTCAAGCTCAacatctggttttcttttctggcagCGTGCATGCAAATCCACGTCCGGTGAAAATCCTGCTGGCGTTTGATTTTTTGGACCAAAGCTTCGCTTATACTTCATGAGCGGATACAGAAAATGTCTTCTAAACTTTGGGTTGTAGTAGAAGTGAAACTAAAATATGCAAAGGAAAAGAGTTAGTTGCCACCACCTTGAGACTGGAAACCACACAGATAGGAGAACTAAGAATTTTAATTGCAAAAGAGAAATGTGGATGTTAAAAAGGACTATTGGGGGTGTTCTAAACCTGAAGTTTAGGCTGAATAAAATGGTGCAAAACAGTCCTGTTAAGTAGGAACCAGCCTTGTGGTTTTGCCACTTGGTAGCAGAGAAGCGTAGGATTCTCAAAAGCATACAAACTGATTTAGAAACCCAAATACCATTACTTTTGAGCCACTTCAGCATGGAATGTACATGTAGATAACTATGCGATGCTGGCACATACCTTCTCAGCCTTCAGCAAGTGCCACAAGAAAACTGCACATCTGGTCCAGCAAGACAATAGCAAAtacccaaaagaaaaaacaatcctGATATGATGAGAATATCTCTTCATTTTATGTGCCCAAAGTAATTGGAAATAACCAATGTATATTTTATCAGCGTTTCTACTACTCACAGATGCTACCTCAAAAACACTTGAACATGAGCTGAGAAACTTGACAATCAGAACATGTATTATCATCTTCATCTCCTACGTAGTAATGGCTTATTTAATTGGAACAGAAATCTGTCCCACTAGAATATTCTGAGAGTTAGTTTGCATGTAGAGGATCCGACATACCTCCCCAGTTGTTTCTTCTGCTAGCAAGTCAATGCGTGAGCCCAATTTTGGAAAATTCCACAGCCTTTTTGTGAATCCATACCGATGGAGTTGACAATTGAAGCTTTTCATGGTCTCACTTTCAAAAATTCTCAGATGTCCTCTCCTTGCTAGTACTTCCTCTTTGAACAATTCTTCATGAATCACTACACACTTTCCATTGTCACCCCACCAAATGGACTTAAACTGACTGCTTTCAACAATGTCCCAGAGCTTCTTCATAAAGCTGAAGCATGGAGAGACATTGCCTTTGCTAGAGCTCTCAGGTGAATTCAGATGCTCTCTTTTTGACCAGGGTTGCCTAGTCAAAATTTGTAAAGACCTTTCTTCTGTTGGAGGTCCAAAGGCAGCGTCACTAGCTTCTCTTTCGTCACATGCTGGACGGAGAGAAGTTGAGCCTGACGAATCAAATCCCTTGGCCAAAACAGAATCACATGAAGTTTCTGATGAGGAAAGctccattttaaattcttttttctcagtttgaGTAAATTTTTCAGCTGAACCCTAGCAGATGGACCATCCTGTCAGACAGCCAGCTGAAAAGTGACCAGGTGAGTGAGACTTCCAAAGGAAGAATCTGAAGCATCACTATGACATCTGCTGCGCTGCCATGACATCACAGAGAAGCATCTGTTTCCTAGCAacatgaagcagcagcagcaattcgTTGCTTTTCATTTATGGATTTTATGTCTCAAGagtcaaagaataaataaaactgcaATGAAATTTTAGATGTAGTGATAGGACAGTGCTGTGTTGGGTTGCAGCTAGTACTTGGACCACAGGGAGGGACAGGGaggttcatagaatcatataggtccattcaggctttaaaaaaaccccacttttagATAATACTTATACCGTACAGgacaataattttaaacaatatattACATTGCTAAAATGTTTACATAAATACTCTACAGGCAATTGTGCCACCAAACCATTAGGAAGGTTCACACATTAGACCACCATGTATCTGTGTGGACAGAAAGTGGCACAATGCTGAGACAAATTCAGCTGGGAAGGAGCTGAGTGTCCTCTGCTGGAGACCATGTTACAACCGCAGAAGTCTTCAACACTTTGCTCAGTACAAATGAGGTCCCTACCTCTGGGTTAGAGTTTTTAAAATTGTTGATTTTTATCGGGCACATTTTTGTAGGAAGTTTATTTCCACCTGCGAACCTTACTGGAACCTTACTGAAACACTGGCCGATGCCCAGGGACCTTTAGCTTTACTGAAAAGTGGGAAGGTTTGCAAGTGTGTTTGTTAGTTCAAAACTGAAACTATGTAGACAAAGTTTTCATATCCAAAGATCTGGGGCTCAAGCTTTTGAGATGAACAGGCAAAGGTACAAATGGATGCTGAATTTGTGACATTTAAGCTGGTTTAGAATAGGAATTTTAATTGGTTTTGTGTTGCACATTTTTGTGTTACATCATCAGCCTTAATAACCAGAGCTGGATACAAGGAAGCCCAAGGAGATGGTTGCCTTAGTGTTCTTCAGTGCATAGTTCAGTGCCAGGGAAGTGACAAGGCAGACATACCCCTATCAATGAAGTGGGATGTAGAAAAAGGAGAAGTGGCCATAAATGCATCTTAGTCATCATTTCGGTAGTTCTCAGGTTGCTTCACAAATACTATTTAAGTAAGCCTTCTAGAGCATCAGTGAGGTACTTGTAAGAACTCTGTGAATACTTCATTTGGTTTGGTGACTTAACTGAAAAATTAGAAGTAATTTTCAGAACAGTGAACTGACCCAAAATGAAATGTATTCCTTTTGTCTAATCAAAACAATTCTTTTGATTCAcgtgaaaaaaatctttgtgttcACTACTCATAATAAAACAGAGCCACAGGTCTAATAAAAAGGGGGCAGAAAAGATAAAGGTTCTGCTCTCTAACTAGATGTGATGATTACAGCACTCTAAGTGGACATGGGTATGTTATTGCTTAACACAATAACCTGTAACCCACACTGAGAGTCCACATACATGTATACCAAATCAGAAAGCATCCTCTGCACCCTAGTGATTTTGACAGTGGTTGAGAACGGGTGAAAAGACATTACGTCTTTCTGTAATTTCACTAAAAAGCCTACATTTTATGAACCTTTTAAATGAAACTAGCAATAGAAGTTTCACTAATTCCCTTTTTATGGTGGTTCCAGCAGCAATACTATTTAATTTGCACAGAAGGTCTTGTGCAGCTGGATTCCTAGTGGTGGTACATTCATGCAGGCAGAGAAGGATGAGGGTTGCAAGCTCCTGTCTCTTGGaaatgtcaggaccagccaatACAAGACTGCTCAGCAGGATGAAGCTCGCTGGGAGTTGTGCTGATTCTGCTGGTGACAATGCCTGCAGGATCAAAGCAGCATCTCCAAATCTCCTCCTATCTGGGACTGAATCCTTTCTCCTGTGCAGCAGCCCCTGACGTGCAGAGAAATGCAAATTGTATCATGCTGCACCCCAGCTTGTAGATATGGCTCAGAACACAAGCTTTGAAAAACACAGCTTATATTGCTTCAGTGTTAGTATTATAAGCTTATTACCCCACCTAGAGTCAGAGGATGTGCCAAAAAGTTGCAACAGAACATAATACATGGGTAGAAAAACTTCCCAACGTTAATGTAAAATGTTCTGACATGCCAGAACAATTAGACCGGCTCAGCTCTCATAGGTAGGCTGGCAGAACAGACTCATCTCAGACAGTGTTAATGCTGTTAGGCAAAAGCACTATTTTATGAAGAGATGACATGAGATATTAAGTTCAGCTTTATATTTGTCattgtgttttaaaatctttaaagcACCAACGAGAAGCAATCTTTATAAAAAGTATTTGTAATGTTCAAGCTTAATAATTCAGAATGAATCCATTAAATTTGCAAAGGTGCTTTAACAGCATCAAGTAACCATTCCTAAAATACAATAGATTGAGAATtgcatgtaagaaaaaaagtcactATTGCGATATCACAGTAAATGATGAGGATCCAAGGGTTTTTAGTTATACTTTAATATTTTCAGCCCTGTTACAACTACAGTAAAACTTGCATGAATATATCACATTGTTAAGCACAGTGTGAAAGAGGTGCTGGGGAAGTGGAAAACCAGAAAGCTTTAGTTGATGCTGGTGTGAATAACCCATTTAGCTTTGTGACTTTTGATAGATTTTTTAGTAATAAGCAGCTTTTATTATTGGTTGAAatactggggggggtgggggagtggggtgtgtgtatatgtgtgtgcatagtCATAAATTCCCAGTGCATGATGCAGAATTTCTTCATCTGAAAGCACTAAGGCAAAATGCTTCAAAGGACATGCAAGAGCTGCATTCTAAACCAGACGGAACACAAGATTTTACATTGTCATGTTATCCTTGTAACCTAGCTTCAAGTTTAAAGTCAACCTTCAGATTCCCCTAGATCTACATACAGAGCTTTATTCACATGGCTCACCTCAGCCAAGGAATGAATCTAAAAC from Accipiter gentilis chromosome 24, bAccGen1.1, whole genome shotgun sequence includes the following:
- the LOC126050297 gene encoding translation initiation factor IF-2-like, with the translated sequence MKMIIHVLIVKFLSSCSSVFEVASVSSRNADKIYIGYFQLLWAHKMKRYSHHIRIVFSFGYLLLSCWTRCAVFLWHLLKAEKFHFYYNPKFRRHFLYPLMKYKRSFGPKNQTPAGFSPDVDLHARCQKRKPDVELEWETTFEEESGPFTAGPREHAHTSAPRKTAPAKRRASTSARSAALTPADPAAAVGREKLNPLAPSLLPQHSSPGPAAASRGCAVPAVPNSPFPPGLAPPASPAGLAAAAALSMPRPPQGQTPPDHRCLTCTCGPNSGPAGNGLEPQPGAR